In Zingiber officinale cultivar Zhangliang chromosome 8B, Zo_v1.1, whole genome shotgun sequence, a single genomic region encodes these proteins:
- the LOC122015000 gene encoding glucose-6-phosphate/phosphate translocator 1, chloroplastic-like, protein MIASVNHSTAGIGVIGLVRHRVPCVRPRIASAHPVSAITNLGLSVSSLKPPYLAIPKGLGLGFVRRDGASSAAEPRGLHFKCEAHEADRSEVPEISAGEARSVAARRVKIGIYFATWWALNVVFNIYNKKVLNAFPYPWLTSTLSLATGTLIMLISWGTRIAKPPKTDFNFWKALAPVAVAHTIGHVAATISMSKVAVSFTHIIKSGEPAFSVLVSRFLLGETFPVPVYLSLVPIIGGCALAAVTELNFNMIGFMGAMISNLAFVFRNIFSKRGMKGTSVSGMNYYACLSILSLLILTPFAIAVEGPQMWAAGWQTALSQIGPNFVWWVAAQSVFYHLYNQVSYMSLDEISPLTFSIGNTMKRISVIVSSIIIFHTPVQPVNALGAAIAILGTFLYSQAKQ, encoded by the exons ATGATCGCCTCTGTGAATCACTCCACCGCCGGGATCGGCGTGATTGGTCTCGTCCGGCACAGGGTGCCTTGTGTTAGACCTCGGATCGCGTCCGCTCATCCCGTATCTGCGATCACAAACCTTGGTTTGTCAGTTTCCTCCCTGAAACCCCCTTATCTCGCGATTCCCAAGGGGCTTGGGCTTGGCTTCGTCCGGAGAGATGGAGCTTCGTCGGCTGCGGAGCCCCGGGGTCTCCATTTCAAGTGCGAGGCTCACGAAGCTGATAGATCGGAGGTCCCTGAGATCTCCGCTGGGGAGGCTCGTTCGGTTGCCGCCCGGAGGGTAAAGATCGGCATCTACTTCGCCACTTGGTGGGCTCTCAACGTCGTCTTCAACATCTACAACAAGAAGGTCCTCAACGCCTTCCCTTACCCATGGCTAACGTCCACCCTCTCCCTCGCCACGGGCACCCTCATCATGCTTATCTCCTGGGGGACCAGAATTGCCAAGCCCCCCAAGACCGATTTCAATTTCTGGAAAGCCCTTGCACCG GTGGCGGTGGCACACACGATCGGGCATGTGGCGGCGACGATAAGCATGTCGAAGGTGGCGGTTTCGTTCACCCACATAATCAAAAGCGGGGAGCCAGCTTTCAGCGTGTTGGTCTCACGGTTTCTGCTGGGAGAGACTTTCCCTGTGCCGGTTTACCTCTCTCTAGTCCCGATCATTGGTGGATGTGCTCTAGCTGCTGTGACAGAGCTCAACTTTAACATGATTG GTTTCATGGGTGCGATGATATCAAACCTTGCGTTCGTCTTTCGCAACATCTTCTCAAAAAGGGGGATGAAGGGGACGTCTGTTAGTGGAATGAACTATTATGCTTGCCTCTCTATCCTGTCCCTGTTGATACTCACACCATTTGCTATCGCAGTTGAGGGACCCCAGATGTGGGCTGCAGGTTGGCAGACAGCACTTTCCCAGATTGGCCCCAACTTTGTTTG GTGGGTAGCTGCTCAAAGTGTCTTCTACCATTTATACAACCAAGTCTCTTACATGTCCTTAGATGAGATCTCTCCTCTGACGTTTAGCATTGGCAACACAATGAAGAGAATATCTGTCATTGTCTCATCCATCATAATTTTCCATACTCCTGTCCAACCTGTCAATGCACTGGGAGCTGCCATCGCCATTCTTGGAACTTTCTTGTATTCCCAG